In Elusimicrobiaceae bacterium, a genomic segment contains:
- a CDS encoding VanZ family protein → MADYLPGYAGPPVVWAWLIFYLSSVPGLKTPLEWDYALRKTAHAFEYAVLCVLLARAGAGARLSVRRRAACALCLAVLYAVTDEYHQSFVPGRFCSSADVAVDAAGALAGLYLYIRHRSGVAKWKK, encoded by the coding sequence GTGGCGGACTATCTGCCGGGATACGCGGGTCCGCCGGTGGTGTGGGCCTGGCTGATTTTTTATCTGTCTTCGGTGCCGGGCCTGAAAACGCCGCTGGAATGGGACTATGCGTTGCGCAAAACCGCGCACGCGTTTGAATATGCGGTGTTGTGCGTTCTGCTGGCGCGCGCCGGAGCGGGAGCGCGCCTGTCGGTCCGCAGGCGCGCGGCCTGCGCGCTTTGTCTGGCGGTTCTTTACGCCGTGACGGACGAATATCACCAGAGCTTTGTGCCGGGCCGGTTCTGCAGTTCGGCGGATGTCGCTGTTGACGCGGCGGGCGCGCTCGCCGGGCTGTATCTTTATATCCGGCACCGGTCAGGAGTTGCCAAATGGAAAAAATGA
- a CDS encoding cyclic nucleotide-binding domain-containing protein — MNSNFAYSMFLDDEQRAKRAFLTKLPIFKNLHYSDFTYLLRTLQEHTYLKGETLFEESDIGRALFIVISGRINIYRSIPGGGTEKIACVEQGELFGEMALLEEMPRTGSAVADENTRVYMLFKSKLDSLLYSHPRIGVVITHYLAQTLSARLRAQIEAQNLEQIK; from the coding sequence ATGAATTCCAATTTCGCGTACAGCATGTTTCTTGACGACGAACAGCGCGCCAAACGCGCCTTTCTCACGAAACTGCCCATTTTCAAAAATCTCCATTACAGCGACTTCACCTATCTCCTGCGCACACTGCAGGAACACACCTATCTGAAAGGCGAAACGCTTTTCGAGGAAAGCGATATCGGGCGCGCGCTGTTCATTGTGATCAGCGGGCGCATAAACATTTACCGCAGCATACCGGGCGGCGGCACGGAAAAAATCGCGTGCGTGGAGCAGGGCGAGCTGTTCGGCGAAATGGCGCTGCTTGAGGAAATGCCCAGAACCGGCAGCGCCGTGGCCGACGAAAACACCCGCGTTTACATGCTGTTTAAAAGCAAGCTGGATTCGCTGCTTTATTCGCATCCGCGCATCGGCGTGGTGATCACGCATTATCTGGCGCAGACACTGTCGGCGCGCCTGCGCGCCCAAATCGAAGCGCAAAACCTGGAACAGATAAAATGA
- a CDS encoding AI-2E family transporter, translating into MSTDRPVYFQKKIWKRTELIIPGITVLGLLVLLISVRGAAFPFVISIAVAYLLNPVVEFFESRGIKRVYAVSGIYLFFGLLCIVAMAVLVPFINAQAAIIANSWPEYMAKMQQLIIELQEKIYRSTPILRQFGDWKTLFAKISVLLERLPGFFISLVPMLTTLLLVPLIAFFFLLDGPFMIDALKNLIPAKYVEIVAHITNEIDESLGNYLRGIMLEAMILFVLALAGLFFMEINYAVPIAIIMGVSCLVPYVGPVVGGLLGAIAAFLQFGSLIMVLKVLLFFVALRFIDDWFLQPLILERAVKVHPAIIIFAIMSGAEMFGIWGVIFAMPVTCIAKVLISIAFELQRTEFAWKPKPEPTRVSIPYL; encoded by the coding sequence ATGAGCACGGACAGGCCAGTATATTTCCAGAAAAAAATCTGGAAACGCACCGAACTCATTATCCCGGGCATAACAGTCCTGGGGCTTCTTGTTCTGCTGATCTCGGTGCGCGGCGCGGCATTTCCGTTTGTCATAAGCATTGCGGTGGCTTATCTGCTTAATCCGGTGGTGGAGTTTTTCGAATCACGGGGAATCAAGCGGGTTTACGCCGTAAGCGGGATCTACCTGTTTTTCGGGCTGCTGTGCATTGTCGCAATGGCGGTGCTGGTGCCGTTCATAAACGCCCAGGCGGCGATAATCGCCAATTCCTGGCCGGAATACATGGCCAAAATGCAGCAGCTGATCATAGAGCTGCAGGAGAAGATTTACCGGTCCACCCCGATCCTGCGCCAGTTCGGCGACTGGAAAACCCTGTTCGCTAAAATTTCAGTCCTGCTGGAACGGCTGCCGGGCTTTTTCATCAGCCTTGTGCCGATGCTGACCACGCTGCTGCTGGTTCCGCTGATCGCGTTTTTCTTTCTGCTTGACGGGCCGTTCATGATTGACGCGCTCAAAAACCTCATCCCGGCAAAATATGTGGAAATAGTGGCGCATATCACCAATGAAATTGACGAATCGCTCGGAAACTACCTGCGCGGCATAATGCTGGAAGCGATGATCCTGTTCGTGCTCGCGCTCGCCGGCCTGTTCTTCATGGAAATCAATTACGCCGTCCCGATAGCCATTATAATGGGGGTCAGCTGTCTGGTGCCGTATGTGGGGCCGGTGGTGGGCGGACTGCTGGGCGCGATAGCGGCGTTTCTGCAGTTCGGTTCACTGATCATGGTGCTGAAAGTATTGCTGTTTTTTGTGGCGCTCCGGTTCATTGACGACTGGTTTCTTCAGCCTCTTATTCTGGAGCGGGCGGTCAAAGTCCATCCGGCCATCATCATTTTCGCGATCATGTCGGGCGCGGAGATGTTCGGCATCTGGGGCGTTATTTTCGCCATGCCGGTTACCTGCATAGCCAAGGTGCTCATCAGCATCGCGTTCGAACTGCAGCGCACGGAATTCGCGTGGAAGCCAAAACCTGAACCGACCCGGGTAAGTATTCCCTACCTGTAA
- the rdgB gene encoding RdgB/HAM1 family non-canonical purine NTP pyrophosphatase: MKKLLIATENEHKARELAALMPELGLEYLTLRDFPGFQMPPEDGLTLAENAVIKARAAAMNCRLWALADDTGLEVDALGGAPGVFSARFAGPERDYAANNSKLLQLMAHAKKRTARFRCVMALASPDGTVITEAGVLEGVITAAPRGTNGFGYDPLFAPDGYASTLAEMPAPEKNRLSHRFNAVRLMAKHLKIYADGARNCAQ, encoded by the coding sequence ATGAAAAAACTTCTCATCGCAACGGAAAACGAGCATAAGGCGCGGGAACTGGCGGCGCTGATGCCGGAGCTTGGGCTGGAGTATCTCACGCTGCGTGATTTCCCCGGGTTTCAGATGCCGCCGGAAGACGGGCTGACGCTCGCTGAAAACGCCGTCATCAAAGCCCGCGCCGCCGCCATGAACTGCCGGCTGTGGGCGCTGGCAGACGATACGGGGCTGGAGGTGGACGCGCTCGGCGGCGCGCCCGGTGTTTTCAGCGCGCGGTTCGCTGGGCCGGAACGGGACTATGCCGCCAACAACAGCAAACTGCTCCAGCTTATGGCGCACGCAAAAAAACGCACCGCGCGGTTCCGGTGCGTGATGGCGCTGGCTTCGCCGGACGGAACTGTCATCACGGAGGCGGGCGTGCTTGAAGGCGTTATAACGGCCGCGCCGCGCGGAACGAACGGGTTCGGATATGATCCGCTTTTCGCGCCGGACGGGTATGCCAGCACTCTGGCGGAAATGCCTGCTCCAGAAAAAAACAGGCTGAGCCACCGCTTCAACGCGGTGCGGCTGATGGCTAAACATCTCAAGATTTACGCGGACGGAGCCCGCAATTGCGCGCAGTGA
- a CDS encoding valine--tRNA ligase translates to MLPKTYEPQPVEEKLAALWQKDRLFVSHIPQDSSKKSFVIVIPPPNITGALHMGHALNDTLQDALVRANRMFGSEAFWVPGTDHGGIATQTVMEKKISRERKLKRTDLGREKFIEQLWCWYEECGGTILGQLNKLGCALDLGKDNVRFTMDGTRGRAVFESFRRLWEKKYIYRGERMINWCVRCGTALSDIEVEHEQQNSKLWHIRYPFAEGDGEIIVATTRPETMLGDTAVAVNPGDERYAALIGKKLRLPLTGRLIPVVGDDEVDMQFGTGAVKVTPAHDPVDFEIGKRHNLEVIKVIDYDGCMIGCCAPYLGLERGKCRHRIIADLTEAGFFVQEEHHGHGVGTCYRCHQPIEPMVSEQWFVHMKELAEPAIRAAVSDRVQIHPAAWKKPFVDWLRNIEDWCISRQIWWGHRIPVWYCKTCSHGGLVYNAAGELSRVSFAHGAQPIVSYDRPEKCPCCGGQDLLQDPDVLDTWFSSALWPFSVFGWPEKTPELDFYYPTSVLVTGYEIIYLWVARMLMMGLEFMGDVPFKDVYIHGIVRDKHGKKMSKSIGNVVDPLDLIAKYGTDAVRFSLLAQAFPGKDIPFGEESITGARNFCNKIYNAQRFVMMHLPETPRELKLPGKFSSLSDRWIVDRYMTAVRDARADIENFDLASAAVDLYHFLWGAYCDWYVELAKPRLQNESEKEEALAVLVYVLYGTLKALHPFMPYITEELAAALRPYTDSKARYLLEERYPAVRQDWFDETAATEMELIMGATTSLRTVRSHFNVPPGLKLRVIMSAKTSGTLLTVRQNADYIALLARLDGFDIGLDVEKPRQSATAVFKDLSIYIPLEGIIDMGKERERLVKEMEKLETEVELCRTRLENENFVKKAPADQVASMRLRLAEAEHKAGQVKTAMADLAG, encoded by the coding sequence ATGCTTCCCAAAACCTATGAACCGCAGCCTGTTGAGGAAAAGTTGGCCGCACTGTGGCAGAAAGACCGGCTTTTTGTTTCCCATATTCCGCAGGACAGCAGCAAAAAATCTTTCGTCATAGTCATTCCGCCGCCCAACATAACCGGCGCGCTGCACATGGGCCACGCGCTCAACGACACTTTGCAGGACGCGCTTGTGCGCGCGAACCGGATGTTCGGGTCGGAGGCGTTCTGGGTGCCCGGCACCGACCACGGCGGCATAGCCACCCAGACGGTGATGGAAAAAAAGATTTCCAGGGAGCGCAAGTTAAAGCGCACCGATCTGGGCCGGGAAAAATTCATCGAGCAGTTGTGGTGCTGGTATGAGGAATGCGGCGGCACCATACTGGGCCAGCTTAACAAGCTGGGCTGCGCGCTTGATCTGGGCAAGGATAACGTGCGTTTCACTATGGATGGAACGCGCGGGCGGGCCGTTTTCGAAAGTTTCCGCAGGTTGTGGGAAAAGAAATATATCTACCGCGGCGAGCGCATGATCAACTGGTGCGTGCGGTGCGGGACCGCGCTGTCCGACATAGAGGTGGAACACGAACAGCAGAACTCCAAGCTCTGGCATATCCGCTATCCGTTCGCGGAGGGCGACGGGGAGATAATAGTCGCCACAACCCGGCCTGAAACGATGCTGGGCGATACGGCTGTCGCGGTCAACCCCGGCGACGAACGCTATGCCGCGCTGATCGGGAAAAAACTGCGGCTGCCGCTGACCGGCCGGCTGATCCCGGTGGTAGGCGATGACGAGGTGGACATGCAGTTCGGAACGGGCGCCGTTAAAGTGACTCCCGCGCACGACCCGGTGGATTTCGAGATAGGCAAACGTCACAATCTAGAAGTGATCAAGGTGATTGATTATGACGGGTGCATGATCGGCTGCTGTGCCCCGTATCTGGGTCTGGAGCGGGGCAAGTGCCGTCACCGGATTATTGCCGACCTGACCGAAGCGGGCTTTTTCGTCCAGGAGGAACACCACGGCCACGGGGTAGGCACCTGTTACCGCTGTCACCAGCCCATTGAACCGATGGTGAGCGAGCAGTGGTTCGTGCATATGAAGGAACTGGCGGAGCCGGCGATCCGGGCGGCGGTGTCGGACCGGGTGCAAATCCACCCGGCGGCCTGGAAAAAACCGTTTGTTGACTGGCTGCGCAATATCGAGGACTGGTGTATTTCCCGCCAGATCTGGTGGGGTCACCGCATACCGGTGTGGTATTGCAAAACCTGTTCGCACGGAGGGCTGGTTTATAACGCCGCGGGCGAATTGTCGCGGGTGTCGTTCGCGCACGGCGCGCAGCCGATCGTGTCATATGACAGGCCGGAAAAGTGCCCCTGCTGCGGCGGCCAGGACCTTCTACAGGATCCGGATGTGCTGGACACCTGGTTTTCATCCGCGCTGTGGCCGTTTTCGGTGTTTGGCTGGCCGGAGAAAACCCCGGAACTGGATTTTTATTACCCGACTTCGGTGCTGGTAACCGGCTACGAGATCATTTATCTGTGGGTGGCGCGGATGCTGATGATGGGGCTGGAATTCATGGGCGACGTGCCGTTTAAGGACGTGTACATTCATGGCATAGTGCGCGACAAGCACGGCAAGAAAATGTCGAAATCAATCGGCAACGTGGTTGATCCGCTGGATCTTATCGCCAAATACGGAACGGACGCGGTGCGGTTTTCCCTGCTTGCGCAGGCCTTCCCCGGCAAGGATATCCCGTTCGGGGAGGAGTCCATCACCGGCGCGCGCAACTTCTGCAACAAAATATACAACGCCCAGCGGTTCGTGATGATGCATTTGCCGGAAACTCCGCGCGAGCTGAAACTGCCGGGGAAATTTTCCAGCCTGAGCGACCGCTGGATCGTGGACCGCTACATGACTGCCGTGCGCGACGCGCGCGCCGACATAGAGAATTTCGATCTCGCCAGCGCGGCGGTTGACCTGTATCATTTTCTGTGGGGCGCGTACTGCGACTGGTATGTCGAGCTTGCCAAACCGCGCCTGCAAAACGAGTCGGAGAAGGAAGAAGCGCTTGCGGTGCTTGTGTATGTGCTTTACGGCACGCTCAAGGCGCTGCATCCGTTCATGCCCTACATAACCGAAGAGCTTGCGGCGGCGCTGCGCCCGTATACCGACTCGAAAGCGCGCTATCTGCTGGAGGAGCGGTATCCCGCCGTGCGGCAGGACTGGTTCGATGAAACCGCCGCCACGGAAATGGAGCTCATCATGGGCGCCACCACTTCGCTGCGGACGGTGCGCTCGCATTTCAACGTGCCGCCGGGCCTGAAGCTGCGCGTCATCATGTCGGCTAAAACCAGCGGCACGCTGCTGACCGTGCGGCAGAACGCGGATTATATCGCCCTGCTGGCGCGGCTCGACGGGTTCGATATCGGGCTTGACGTGGAAAAACCGCGCCAGTCGGCCACGGCGGTGTTCAAGGACCTTTCCATCTATATTCCGCTCGAGGGAATCATAGATATGGGCAAGGAGCGCGAGCGTCTGGTCAAGGAAATGGAGAAGCTGGAAACAGAAGTCGAGTTGTGCAGGACCCGGCTGGAAAACGAAAATTTCGTGAAAAAGGCTCCGGCCGATCAGGTCGCGTCCATGCGGCTGCGGCTGGCCGAAGCCGAACACAAGGCCGGACAGGTGAAAACGGCGATGGCTGATCTTGCCGGTTAG